Within Coffea arabica cultivar ET-39 chromosome 4e, Coffea Arabica ET-39 HiFi, whole genome shotgun sequence, the genomic segment cattaGGTTAGAACGTATTTGGGAGAATTGTTAGGTATTTTATTCCTAGAAATAGGAATGAGATACTTAGATATATTTTAAGTGATAATTGATCAAGTTAATGGTGCTAAGGTTTAACTTTGAAAGTTTTGgctgttttgtaggtatggagaACCCTAATGGGAACGGACATGCTGCTAATGGTAACGGGCACGTGAATGGTCACGTGCCGCCTCTTAGGCCTATATTTTACCAAGTTCAGGGTGGTGGAGCTCGTGGTCAGTACTCGCCCGACACCAGGGTTCCTAGGTGTGACTGTAGGTTGACCTTTTCTTACCCCAACCGCTTGGTTCTGGCTATAGACGATGAGCGTCGCCAGTTGGTGAATTCCAATCTGGCCCTGATTCAGGACGTGGATGAGTTAGGTGCCATAGTGACTCATCTGCAGAATAGGGCAACAGAGCTGACTGGACGGGTGATAGAGGAGAGAGCTAGGGCTGAGGCAGACCGTGAGGAGCTGCAGAGAGCAAGGGATAGTGTGGCTAGGATGAGAGACATGGTTCGTGAGCGAGCTTTTGGGATACTAGCGGATGCTACCATGCTGGTGGATGAGGTGATGGACGAGGCCTCAGAGGTAGCTCCTAGTGCTGAGGAGGATTcagaggaggacccggaggaaGATCCAGAAGAGGATCCTGATGAGGGGAATCCATCTGATGGTCCCGCTGAGGACTAGGCTTAGTTAGATTCTCTTTTGACTTGTAATCTGTAAACATTGGTTGGGATGGTGCTAACTCTTGggccattgtatttttgtaACTGTATGGCTTGCTTTTGTGGTGATTGCACTTCTTTTGATTATGAATGACTGGTTGCACCTTGTAGCACTTTTgggctatatttttgtaaaatccCAACGAAATGCTAATTGTAGGAATTTCGAATGTTAATATATGTGTTAGTTATGGTTATTTTTATCGCCCTCAAGTTGATCTTCATTTGGCATAATTTTCTGCTTTGTTTCTcaattttatgcaattttccTGCGTTGCTCTTTAAATTTTGCGTAAATTTCTATATACTTACTTCTTGTTTTGCATTAGGCATAACTAGGTATGGATCCCCGTGATAGAGGCCGAGGCCGAAATCGAGGCCGAGGTCGAGGGAGACGGGCTGAACCCCTTCGTGATCAAGGGGGCGATAGAGCATCGGAAGTGAACCAAAATCGGGGACCCGAGGGCGGGGGCGGAGATCAAATGGCCACCGCTATTAATAGGATAACCGAAGTGCTAGAACGTTTGACGGACCGTTAAGGTCCTGGACCAGTGCATCAACAACCTGGTGGGCAGTTAGATACTGAAGATAGGGCCTTGGAGAGGTTCCTAAAGTTTGGGCCGCCTAAGTTTCAAGGTGGGCTAGAGCCTAAAATAGCTGAGGGATGGTGGGAGAGAATATCTGATATTTTTGCCACCTTGGATTACACTGAGACGCGGAAGGTGACTTTTGCGtcatttcaatttgagggagctGCACGGTCTTGGTGGAATCTAATTAAGGATAAGTGGGATAGAGACCGTACCCCTAGTACTTGGGCAAACTTCACCCGTGAGTTTAATGccaaattccttccacctcTAGTCCAAGAGAAAATGGAGGACGACTTTATTAAGTGCAAACAAGGGGCCATGAGTGTAGCAGAGTATGAGACCTACTTCACTAAACTAGCCCGATATGCCCCTGACCTGATAGCCACTGAGCAGAGACGCATTAGGAGatttgtgcaagggctcaatgtggagattcaagaggggCTAGCAACTGCTCAAATTAACACGTATAGTGATGCCGTAGAGAAAGCTCAGAGGTTTGAGACGGCTAGAGCCCAATCTAAGTCATTCTTTGCTAGGAAAAGGAATGCCCCTAGTGGTAGCAGGGACCTAATTTCTACAAGTGCCCCACCGCCTAAGATGGGTAGAGGAACTGGGGTAGTGAATATCCCTCTTGCATCGAGAGGTGCTTTAACAAGGGGTGCAGGAGGTAGAGGCTCTGGGGCGAGAGGATCTGGAGTGAGAGGAGGTCAAAGTGGAAGGGGACCCCTAGGAGTGCTCCACAAGGTGTACAAGTGTCAACCCCTCAGATAACCTGTGGTTACTGTGGAAAAGCCAATCATACCGCAAATGAGTGCTGGAGAAAGGAGGGCAAGTGCCTCAGGTGTGGGAGTGCTGAGCACCAAATTGCTAATTGTCCTAAGATTTCCGAGAATGGGGGAAGCCAAGGAGGTGCCACAAGTTCTAGGCAAACTGCTTCTGGAGGGAGTCGGCCAAAGGTCCCGGCCAGAGTTTATGCCCTAGATAGTCAACCTGTACCTGACCCTTCGGAGGTAGTCGAAGGTACACTTCCAATCTTTCATCGAttagctaaggttttaattgatccaggtgcgactcattcgtttgttaatcCTGCTTTTATGTGTGGAATTAATGTAAAGCTTGTACGATTACCCTATGATTTGGAAGTTATGACTCCTACAGGTAATAAAAGCATACTCACTAGTTTGGTGTATAAGGAGTGTGAATTTTGGGTTGGGGAGCGAAAAATGCTGGTTGACTTGGTGAGTTTGGAccttaaggggtatgatgtgattatAGGAATGGACTTTTTGTCTTACCACCATGCTAAGCTAGATTGTAGAGCTAAAGTGGTGGAATTTTGCATCCCAGGTGAGGCCACTCTCAAGCTAGTTATAAGGGGTAGATTAGCTTCGTCTGCTTTGATTTCAGGGattcgagctaggaaaatgCTTCACAAGGGAGCCCAGGGTTTCTTAGCTTTCTTAATTAACGCCCCTGGTGACCAAGTGAAATTAGAAGATGTACCAATCGTGCGAGATTTTCCCGATGTCTTTCCGGAAGAATTAACATCTTTGCCACCTGAAAGGgagatagagtttaagattgacTTGGTTCCAGGAATAGCCCCAATTTCAAAAACTCCTTATAGAATGGCTCCTGCGGAGTTGAAAGAACTAAAGATCCAGTTGCAGGACCTCCTAGAAAGAGGTTTTATTAAGGAAAGTGACTCaccgtggggagctccagttttgtttgtaaagaaaaaggacgggagtttgagATTGTGCATTGACTATCGAGGTTTGAATGAGGTgactattaagaataagtaccctttGCCCTTGATTGATGGATTATTTGATCAATTGCAAGGATCGGTGGTGTACTCTAAGTTAGATTTGAGACAAgggtactatcaattgaggattaaAAAGgaggacatacctaagactgcttttaattctagatatgggcactttgagtttgcggtaatgccttttgggttaaccaatgctcCAGCTGCTTTCATGGATCTAATGCAGAGAATCTTTAAGAAATATctggaccaatttgtggtggtatTCATAGATGATATTCTAGTATATTCTAAGACCCGAGAGGATCACGCCAAGCACTTGGAGATAGTTTTACAAGTGTTGAGGGAACACAAGCTTTACGCTAAgttcagtaagtgtgaattttggctggaagaaatttcttttctggGTCATAGAATTTATAAGAATGGAATTGCAGTGGATCCAACTAAAGTGGAGGCAGTTACTTTGTGGAAACAACCAGAGAATCCAACTGAagttagaagtttcttgggaTTGGCGGGTTATTACCGTCGTTTTATAAAAGATTTCTCAAAAATTGCTGGGCCAATGACGGAGTTAActaagaaaaatcataagttcaTTTGGAGCCCTAAATGTGAAGCGAGCTTTCAAGAATTGAAGAGGCGATTGACTACGGCTCCAGTGTTAGCCCTACCTGAGGGAGTTGAAGGGTATGTAGTATATTCCGATGCTTCTAAAGAAGGGTTAGGCTGTGTTCTAATGCAAAAGGGAAAAGTTGTGGCCTATGCTTCTAGGAAATTAAAACCTCATGAGATGAATTACCCGACCCATGACCTAGAGTTGGCTGCTGTTATTTTTGCTTTGaagaagtggagacattacttgTATGGGGTAACATTTGAGGTATTCACAGAccataagagccttaagtatctgTTTTCACAAAAGGAGTTGAACTTGCGACAGAGGCGTTGGGTAGAATTTCTTGAGGATTATGATTGTTCAATCAATTATCACCCTGGGAAAGCAAATGTGGTTGCAGATGAACTAAGTAGGAGGGCTCAAGTAGCGGGTCTAATGGTGAGAGAATGGGATATGTTAGAAGAAGCGAGTGGTTGGAATCCTCGTTTAGAAAAGTTGAAAATCTTGTTTGGAAATCTATCCTTAAAATCCCCTTTGTTACAAAGAATTAAGGAGGCTCAAAGGAAGGATCCGGTAGTACAAGGTTATTTGGAGAGAGTGGGAAAGGGGGAAACCCTAGATTTTAAACTAGGACCTGAAGGCATTTTGAGATTTAGGGATCGAATAGTAGTACCTAGTGAAGAGGGTTTGAAAAGAGAAATTCTAGAGGAGTcacatcggtccaagtatactaTTCACCCTGGAGTtaacaagatgtatcaggatGTAAAAGGGCTTTATTGGTGGGATGGCTTAAAAAGGGATGTGGCGAAATTTGTACAGACTTGCCTAGTGTGTCAGCAGGTTAAGGCAGAACATCAAAAGCCTTCTGGTTTGTTACAACCTTTAGAAATCCCTGAGTGGAAATAGGAgcatattaccatggattttgtgacGGGTTTACCTAGAAGTCAAAGGGGACATGATGcggtttgggtgatagtggataggcTTACAAAATCTGCACATTTCTTACCGGTGAATATGAGTTACTCTTTGGAGAAACTAGCCAAGTTATACACAGAAGAAATTATGAGATTGCATGAGATTCCTGTAAGTATAGTCTCCGATCGAGACCCTAGGTTTGTTTCCCgcttttggcagaaatttcaggagactttggggactaaattgaagTTGAGCACTGCATATCATCCACAAACagatggacagtcggagaggACCATACAAACCCTAGAGGACATGTTAAGATCCTGTATATTAGATTTCGGAGGGAGTTGGAGCCAGTACATGACGTTGGCagagtttgcttataataacAGTTATCAGGCttcaatccaaatggcaccGTATGAGGCGCTTTATGGTAGAAGGTGTCGATCCCCtattcattgggatgaagtaggagagaagAGAGTTTTAGACCCGACAGCTATTCCATGGATCGAAGAAGCTTATGAGAAGGTTAAGCTGGTTAGGGAGAGACTTCAAACTGCTCAAAGTCGGCAGAAGAGTTACGCAGATCACCGAAGGAAAGACTTGGAATTTGACGTAGGGGACAAAGTCTTTCTAAGAGTGAAACCTATGAAAGGAGGGGTAGTATCCAAGAAGGGAAAGAAATTAAAGCCGAGATACATTGGACCCTTTGAAATTCTTAAACGAGTTGAAAAAATGGCTTATCAGCTGGATTTACCTCCTAGTATGAGCAGGATTCATAATGTCTTCCACGTATCTATGCTCAAGAGATATCATCCCGACCCAAGTTATGTGATTCAATTAGATGAAGTTGAAGTAGACGAGTTTTTGACCTATGAGGAGCAACCAGTTAAGATTTTGGACCGAGAAATTAAAGAACTGAGAAATAAGAAGATTGCCTTAGTCAAAGTCTTGTGGAGAAATCACGACGTTGAGGAGGCAACTTGGGAGGTAGAGAAGGACATGAAGGACCAATACCCAGAGTTATTCGCTTGAACAGgtaagaattttgaggacaaaattcttttaaggggggaaggatgtgaggatcTCAAAATTGcattaatttctgaaaattaaaatcaaaatattatttaaatgttgaaattattaaataatatgaatttatatttaaaaatgtgtatttatattattaatGATGTTGTCacttatataaatgttatattttaatttacatgaattttcaaaatttatttgacgGTTCGCGTTCGGCTAAACATTAAGTTGGATTTTCGCACTCCCATACGCAATATAGCTCTAAGTTGAACTGTATGATATGTAGaggttataaaaatgtataattcAGTTGAGAAAATGCTAGATGAGGAATTTCTACCAGTAGATAAAATTCTCGCGCGTAAACGCGattcaattcaaaattttcccacCATTATTAGCATGCCCAAAAGTCAATTAGACCACTCCCTAGACTACCCCAATTTTCCTCCCATCTTCTCACCAGCTACCACCCTTTTCTTACCCCTCTAAACTTTCGCTCCTCTGCTGCAAGAAGAAGCAGAAACCGCTGCCTTCCAAGCTCCAACAGCCTCTCATCTTCAGCCACTCACACATAgtcttcaagcttccattttcaGCTTCCATCTCCACTTCTTGCTGCTGTCCAGATCGAGCAAGAGGAAGGAGAGGATCGTTGTTGCTGCTGCTACTCTCGCTGCTCCTGCCGCTGCTACTACTGCTGGGTTGTTCAGACCAGGGTGAAGGAGAAAAACCAGCTTCATATTTCTTCCTTCCACCAACCACAGAACCACCCCAAGCTCACCAAAAATCCCAGAACCGCAGCCCTTTTGATCTTCGGTCGCTACTTTGCTGCTGCGGTGACTGGTTTGACCGAGAGAAAAATAGATTGCAAGGGGTGCCGACTGACCTCAGTGATTCTAGGAGCGAACTTGGGGAACTAGGCACTTCATTTAGCTAGTAAACAACCACCAAAGGTAACCCAAAAACTTCCGCTTCACCCCCTTagccaaaatttcagatttgttgcagcttttggttcttgaagttttagcttgtcttggtgAAACATGTTGGGTTGCTGATCCTctaagctaatgattgatgaaactagaggtgttttatgtgtttatatgtgtgTTTTGTGGTGGGTAAATGTTTGGGAAATTTTAAGAATGAAAATGGGGTGCTGGCCGGATGAGGGatcaattttccagctttgttacCGGTTGTTGTTTTGCAATTTTTGCTTAGGTAATGAACTGGATTGCTTGTTGGGAGGTTAGACTAATTAGTTGTGATTGTTATGGACTTAAAATATGAGTTATAAGTTGAAGATGGTTGAGCAAAAAGAGGAGAAAATTCTGCTCTGCTAAACCGAACCAGCAGGCCtgtttttcttccatttttacccGAAATTTTGAGTTGGATTTTGTGAAGTTATTGAGCTATTTAAATCGTGTATATGTTCACCTATATGTGTAGAGCAGTTTTGGTGAAAATGCAGCTTTGGTGCAATgggaaatttcattgaaaaatcaaagggaaaaatgcCCCTTGAGCTGTCcgaaaaattctggaaatttccagatttttgggcGAATTTGGGGTTTGGTTTTGACAAGTTTTTTTGAACCATTTGAGCTGTAAACATGTTAACTTATATGTGAAGTATTGTTTGGGTAAAAATGTAGCCTTTGAGtagttgaaaaattttggacaaattgaagagaaaatggACTGCTTGTACCGAATGCACTTgaaaatttttccagctttgcaTGAGACACGTTGAATGATTTTCACGTTAACATGAACCCAATTTGACTTGTGTTTAGTTAAGGGGTGTGTATAACTCAATTTGGGGACAAAATCTAGTAGAGTTTACATTCAAAAAATGgaccaaaattttattcttcACGGGGCTactcaaaacagaaattttgtttgaaattagaaATGATTTTGACGTTTGGATTTCGTTTTGGTTAAATGTGGACTAAATTTGTCCCGAAAATGTTTTCTAGCATTAACCTTTGTTACTAGGTCCACTTCGAGTCAATAACCTTGAATTTTATTAAACCAAATGTCCTATTTCGAGAAATAtgccaaatttggaaattttcttgaaaactcaagtttttgccTTCATGAAAATCCTTGAACCAAGTTGGTCAATGGAATTTGGCAAACTTAAGGAGTTTCTATTTTATAGAAATTCCAACGACTAGTTTTACTTGGTTTATATGATTTCCTCTTAAAGGAATTTCCCAAGAtatttttgggaaaaattaGAAGGGAAAATTTCTCTAAATGGGTAAATATGATTTTTCTCAACCAGTGACACCAAAGTGGTGTTAATTGCTTATATGACTCTAGAACTTGGTTATTGAAATATTTGACGAATTTAGCAAGTTTTTGGTTTTAAAGAaacctcaaaatttaatttcactcGAAATTTGTGGATTTCACTTTGAGAAAACGATTAATACTAGTTTGGGATTTTTGACTGAAATTAAAAGCTAGTTGACTCGAGTTAAATTCGCCAACTCAAAAGTGGAAatttatgtgaaatatttgtaTGATTTTAGGAGTTGGTGAAGAGCACAATCTCGATCAAAGTTTGCAATTCTAGACTCTTCACTTGAGGTAAGTGTCTCTTGCGTGAATCGTGTTTAACTGCTAGTTGAACTACTTGTTAAAAGTACTTGCAAGAGAtatcatgaaatgttatatgctaTGTGATTGCGTGAAATATCACAAGTACAAGTGTTGCAATGTCGATTGGAGCGTGGTCTCGTcgactaaataaaccaaacgGATGCACGTACCACGCTCTAttagagtgggaggtacctctctgcCGTCTTGGTAAAAGTGCTTGCAAAATTCGTGTTGGAGTCGGGCCCGAAAATAAGGGGGAAGTCGTTGCTAGGAGACAAGTAGAGTAGGAAATATTCTACATGGAGGTTAGGTAGTGaaaattgacggagtgtcaactacaaaaaaaaaaaatttcctgatCAAGCGCGTGgactttggctcctgagagccccgtatccttttcttgtCATGTTACTTCGATTTCCTAAATTGTTAATTGCTTACTTGtccatttgtacttgttaaattgccctatgtgaattgcatgtttcgaggcaccactgagctattggctcatcccttccaatttgttttccttgacaggttctgaGTTGCATGAAGTCTTGGAGAACTAGAAAagaaatgttatattttgaatGCCCACTTTTATATATGTACTTTGGGAAAACTTTAGTATCTTTTGGATGACTTTTGTGTCTTTGGGAAAATGTGAATCCTGTGGTGCTTCTGTGCCCTGGATTAGGaattttaaattgtaaattaagttgaatTTAAGTATTTTAAGTTAGACATTTTCTTGATGCTTGAAATTGTACTTTTGGACAGAGTAAGTTGAATGGTACGGTTTGTTTAAGTACTTGGCTTATGCGAGAAGTAAAGTTTATTTACGAATAATATTTGATGATGTTAGATGATTGAGTGagtgagttccggcgagagttgggcaggcgactcgccgaaccctctggttcgccttagggggaggtggggacGCCACAACCGCTATAAACCGTACAAACTGTAACCCAgcgatttttaaattttcaaacaaaataatgtcaagAATGAAGCTACTAAGATTCGAACCCAGGTCTCCATGGTCATAATAAGACAATCTTACGCTAAACCACAGTCATAGGACAAGTTCATGTTGTGTAGAATTCTACTTAACTtgactaaaaaactaaaaatcagattaataaaaaaagaaaccctagcATTAAGAAAACAAACAGCGGCGAGCAGATGGCAGTCACGGCACATTTCTTTCAGTTTTCCTGCTTCGCTTCCTCGGCTTCAGGCTTctcctcttgaatttttttttcaattttttcttcgtAACCCTTCCACATCCAAATATCCACGACAAGATATCCGAGACTTGAGAGCTTTTCCTGTTTTCCAtcatcttggtaagtttaatttttcccttttcaagctttttgttttctatattaTCTTTAGccgatttttttttgtattttcttctttttcccccaattttcatccatttaccccaatttttattttatttttgtttgattagtTAAGGATGAAATTATGAatcaagaattattttgcaGTCATATTTGGAGGAAgtatcaaaataataaaattagacATGTTTGGTTtctaaattttgtattttttcgGAATTAATCTTTGGTTCCTatgaaaaaattaataaaattagacATGTtcagaattaataaaatttttgttttaaattttgtatttttcgAAATTAGAGAAGCCCAGATGTCTATTTTTTGTTCCTTTGATGTCGTTTGTTTGCATGTAACATTTGTATGCTATGAACTTCGTCTTCTGTGTTTTCTATCTCACTGAAGTAATTAGTCTACCTAATGCTCATTCATCTTGAATTTTATAGGTTTCACTGAAGCAACAAAattaaagatatgtttttactTGTTCATTATCTTTTGCAACTAGCAATTAAAGTCTACTTCTTCTTTAAGGATGTAGTTTTAATAGTAAAGACTCTTTACTTTTGGTTTGTTGGTGTACATGCTTGGCTATCTAATGCGCTGCATTTTTAGTTTGAGCACATGGATACAAATACTTGTCTAATAGTCTAGTAAAGGGACAACGATCCTTTTGTGCTAGTGCTAATAATGTATATTCTTTTTAGCTTCACATAAACAAATGCTTTGATTGACAACTATATTGGCATTGCTTTGGGCAAGTTTAGACTCACATACATTGGTTGGAAAAATACAGCTTTGCAAAAGGTTAATAGTTGACATGTCTGGTTTCATGCAAGCTATCttaatttttttgtaaatgAAAAAAGCAAATGTTAATAGTTGAGCTATTGATGTGACTAATTGATCTTCTTATATTactgaaaatttgttaattttattttcttattggtACACTATATTTTACAAATGAATTAATTATGTCTAAATTAACTATGTAAAGAATAATGGATACCGGTACTGGTAGTAATTCACAATCTTCGACTGCTAGAGCTGTTAATAGTGGAGAATCAGCAAGTCAAAATCATAGACAAAAGTCTGATAGCATGGAATCATTGTTCGGAAGGTGTGcataagaaaggaagaaaaactttgaCATGTGGGTATTGTTTTAAAGTAATTGCTGGTGGTGGCATTCACCGGATGAAGCAGCATTTGGCAGGAGAACAAGGCAGTATTGTTCCATGTGCAAGGGTTGATCCGGCAGTTAGACATGCTATTTTGGCATCTATGAAGGAGAAGGAGTAGAAATCTAAAGAAAAATAGGGTGATTTTGGGGTGGAAAATCCATTCGGCCGCACTACTTATGCATTTGATGGCGATGAATTCCAAGAGATTCCTTCTCATTTAGCAAATGCGATAAGTTCATCTAGCAAAGGAAAGAGAAAGGTCACAACTTCAATAGGTATATatgcttttttttaaaatgtggGTGTGATACTTCTCAACCAACCATTAAAGCTTGTTTGCAAAgtaaggaaaaatggaaaaatacgGACATGGCTATTGCTGTTTGGTTTTATGATGCTTGCATTCCCATAAATGTTGTTAACtctccatttttttcaaaaagctATTGATCAAATAGCATCAATGGGTCATGGTTACAAAGGTCCATCCTATCATTCTTTGAGAGATTTAACTTGTTGTAAAATGCCAAGAGAGATGTGAAATTAGTTGTTGATTCTTTTAGAAGTATTTGGACAGAAACTGGTTGCACTATAATGGGTGATGGGTGGAAAGATACTAGACAAAGAccattgattaattttttggtttattgtTCTAAGGGTATTACTTTCATTAAATACATGGATGCATCTGATATTGTAATAAGTGCAGAAAATTTGTGTAATTTATTTGCTGAAGTTGTTGAGATGGTTGGTTCAAATAATGTGGTGCATTTAGTTACTGATAATGCTAGCAATTATAAAGTTGTTAGGTCTTTGTTAAGTAAAAGATATCCAAACATTTGGTGGTCACCGTGTGCTACACACTGCatcaatttgattttgaaagaCATTAGTGAAATGAATAATGTAAAAGCTCTAGTGTCTCTTGCTTCAACAGTGACCATTTTTATCTACAATCATAAGTTCACTTTGAATTGGTTAAGAAAGACTGCTGGGTGGAAAAAAATTATTCGTCCAGTTGAAACTCGATTTGCAACTACCTTTATTGCATTAAAAGGTTTGCATGATCATAAGGATAGTTTGCAATCTTTGGTTACTAGTGGGGATTACAAAAAATTTCTGagaatagaaaaaggaaaagatgtgAAGCAAATTATTTTGGATGAAAGGTTTGGAATAACTGTTTGATTATGGTGAGAATAATGGGCCCTATCATTCGTTTATTGCGTATTTGTGACACTGATGAAAGGCCTTCATTGGGTTATGTTTATGAAGGCATGTTTAGAGCAATAAATGGCATCAAAAGGCTGTTTAGAAATAAAGAAAGGTTGTACAAGCCTTATATTGACATCATCAATGATAGGTGGGATAGAATGTTGAGAAAAAGGCTACATGCTACTACTTATTATTTGAATCCTGCTTTTCAATATGAGAGTGCCACATTTTGTACACATCCAGAGGTTATAAATGGCTTGCTTGATTACATTGAAACAAAAATGGATTGGTGTAACCCTAAAAAATTATTGCAAGAGGTTGGAATGTATCGAGAAACGCAAGGGAGTTTTGGGCGCAAACTTGCTATTCTTACTAGCAAATTTGATCAGCCaggttatttatattttttaacatctaaaatttgtgaatttattctttattttggtCTAATATTTTAATATGATTATGACAGAAAATTGGTGGAAGTTATATGGTTGTGATGCTCCGAATTTGTAAAAGCTTACAATTAGAATTTTGAGTCAAACAGCTTCTTCTTCTGGGTGTGAATGTAATTGGAGCGTTTTTTAACGCATTCACACTAAAAAAAGGAATAGGTTGGAGCACCAAAGACTTAACGACCTTGTTTATGTGCACTACAATTTGCGTTTGCAACATAGGTAAAATtgatttttactttattttttacattttattttttaaaataatgttAGATTTATAACTAATGTATTTTATTGTAGGTTTGATCATCGTAAGAGATCTTATGATCCCATTGATTATGAATCTATTGATAAAACGGAATTTTGGGTCATAGAAGAAGAACAAGATAGTGAGCTTAATTGTGATGAATTGGAGGAAAAACTCGAAGAACTTCGTAAGGATGATTCTCAACTAGTTGAAGGTTGGttttaatattaaaataaatatatttttagttTGTAATATGAGATGCTAAAAGTGCGCTTTTTGGTttgaattttattataaatatgGATAAATCCTTAATtgttactttatttatttatttagatcATGAAAGTGA encodes:
- the LOC140005512 gene encoding uncharacterized protein, with protein sequence MENPNGNGHAANGNGHVNGHVPPLRPIFYQVQGGGARGQYSPDTRVPRCDCRLTFSYPNRLVLAIDDERRQLVNSNLALIQDVDELGAIVTHLQNRATELTGRVIEERARAEADREELQRARDSVARMRDMVRERAFGILADATMLVDEVMDEASEVAPSAEEDSEEDPEEDPEEDPDEGNPSDVHQQPGGQLDTEDRALERFLKFGPPKFQGGLEPKIAEGWWERISDIFATLDYTETRKVTFASFQFEGAARSWWNLIKDKWDRDRTPSTWANFTREFNAKFLPPLVQEKMEDDFIKCKQGAMSVAEYETYFTKLARYAPDLIATEQRRIRRFVQGLNVEIQEGLATAQINTYSDAVEKAQRFETARAQSKSFFARKRNAPSGSRDLISTSAPPPKMGRGTGVVNIPLASRGALTRGAGANHTANECWRKEGKCLRCGSAEHQIANCPKISENGGSQGGATSSRQTASGGSRPKVPARVYALDSQPVPDPSEVVEGTLPIFHRLAKVLIDPGATHSFVNPAFMCGINVKLVRLPYDLEVMTPTGNKSILTSLVYKECEFWVGERKMLVDLVSLDLKGYDVIIGMDFLSYHHAKLDCRAKVVEFCIPGEATLKLVIRGRLASSALISGIRARKMLHKGAQGFLAFLINAPGDQVKLEDVPIVRDFPDVFPEELTSLPPEREIEFKIDLVPGIAPISKTPYRMAPAELKELKIQLQDLLERGFIKESDSPWGAPVLFRIFKKYLDQFVVVFIDDILVYSKTREDHAKHLEIVLQVLREHKLYAKFSKCEFWLEEISFLGHRIYKNGIAVDPTKVEAVTLWKQPENPTEVRSFLGLAGYYRRFIKDFSKIAGPMTELTKKNHKFIWSPKCEASFQELKRRLTTAPVLALPEGVEGYVVYSDASKEGLGCVLMQKGKVVAYASRKLKPHEMNYPTHDLELAAVIFALKKWRHYLYGVTFEVFTDHKSLKYLFSQKELNLRQRRWVEFLEDYDCSINYHPGKANVVADELSRRAQVAGLMVREWDMLEEASGWNPRLEKLKILFGNLSLKSPLLQRIKEAQRKDPVVQGYLERVGKGETLDFKLGPEGILRFRDRIVVPSEEGLKREILEESHRSKYTIHPGVNKMYQDVKGLYWWDGLKRDVAKFVQTCLVCQQVKAEHQKPSGLLQPLEIPEWK